The segment GCGCGCCGGCACCCTGCTTTCGGAGCTGCGTTCCGCGGTCTCGTTCGTGCACAAGAGGGCCACCGTCTCCAAAGGGGTCAGCCTGCGGCTCACGTTCAGCGCCCGGTCCCTGGCCACTCCCCTGCGTGAGCTGCTCGAAGCATTGCTGCTGCGCACGGAGGTAAAAGCACAGGAATGGCGCCAGGTGCCTGCCGTCCTGTACAGGTACCTCGACTTCCGCTCCAACACCATCCGTGATCTGAGGCAGTTCTTACACAAGTTCAGCTCTCTGTGCGCCATCCTAGAACCTAATAGTCGCTTAGATCGGTACTGGAATGACCGTGCTCCTCTTAGCATGGACGCCCTCCAGGAGCCCATGGTGGGGAGATCAGAGCTGCTGGATGAGATGGTTAGCATCTTGCTCGCCGATAGAGCCGGCCACCGTCAGCTGTTGATGATGCCCATCGTAGGGGGTCCTGGCGTTGGAAAGACCCGACTAGCCACGGCCATTCTGGAAGATGATAGGGTCTGGCACGGGTTCCGTGTGCTGCTCGGGGTGTCTGTTGCACGGGATTTCAGGCGTAAGGGGCCGCAAGGGAGTCCTGCAGATGCTCTGCAGTATTGTTCTCCAGAAGCCGTGGAGATGGTCATTCGCCACAAGCTTATAAGTGGAGGggattatttgattcttctagACGATGTGTGGAGTGACCATGAAGGGGAGTGGAAGAAAATAGGCGACATGATAGACGCTCTGCCTCCGAGAGGCCGCGTAGTCCTCACCACCCGGACTCCTGACATCGCCTCCAAGCTTGCCAACTTTACAGAAAACACTAATACTACCAAGACCTTCTACCTGCAGCCTCTGGGGCAGGAATTCTCCCCCTCGTTCGTGGCTAGATGGATAGCCACACGCCACGGTGATTGGCCTGCTGAGGTTGTTAGAGAAGCTGGCACCAAGATCGCCGATAAATGCGGCGGCATTCCCTTGCTGTTGGACCGTGCACGCAGAGTTTTTTCTCAACCGCCGAACATGATGTTATGGCAAGGATTACTGGAGAACGCTGGCAGCAAGATTCATCCTGGCATGCTCTGGCGAGAGCTACCGGCGTACATTGATCGTCTTCCCTCCGACGAGTTCTGGCAGCGATTTCTGTGGCATGTCCATGGAGAAGTAGTCTTCCAGAGTGCTGCTGCCAGCTTCCGTCATCTCCCAGCTGACTTGCAGAGTTGCTTCTTGTATTGCTCAATGTTCCCTTTAGACTATGACTTTGATGTCGAAGAATTGGCTGATCTTTTGGCAGCCCAAGGCTACATACCACCCATAGTGGCTCAATCCCTACGGAAAGGATTTCTCCAGCAGCTCCTTGACGAGTGCTTTTACCCGCTGCAAGAACATAAATATGGAGACAAGCCTACATACAGGATGCACAAGGTGTTGCACATCTTTGCTCAGTACAATGATTGGGAATTTAGTTCCATTATCAGAGTTGATCAGGCAACTCAGATTGCTTCTGAAGCTAAGGCTCAAAGTACTTTTCGTATTCAACGTGCCTCATTAATTGTTCATCCTTCAACAGCATCATTTCCAACAAGCTTGCATGCATACAAATATTTAGGTGCACTGATATTACTTCAAGGAGGACCAATGTGCCTATCCGAGCAGCCTCGATGTGAGATCAC is part of the Phragmites australis chromosome 12, lpPhrAust1.1, whole genome shotgun sequence genome and harbors:
- the LOC133887406 gene encoding putative disease resistance protein RGA4, whose protein sequence is MEGTDLKIVLDMLLQERMEKRFRLLRAGTLLSELRSAVSFVHKRATVSKGVSLRLTFSARSLATPLRELLEALLLRTEVKAQEWRQVPAVLYRYLDFRSNTIRDLRQFLHKFSSLCAILEPNSRLDRYWNDRAPLSMDALQEPMVGRSELLDEMVSILLADRAGHRQLLMMPIVGGPGVGKTRLATAILEDDRVWHGFRVLLGVSVARDFRRKGPQGSPADALQYCSPEAVEMVIRHKLISGGDYLILLDDVWSDHEGEWKKIGDMIDALPPRGRVVLTTRTPDIASKLANFTENTNTTKTFYLQPLGQEFSPSFVARWIATRHGDWPAEVVREAGTKIADKCGGIPLLLDRARRVFSQPPNMMLWQGLLENAGSKIHPGMLWRELPAYIDRLPSDEFWQRFLWHVHGEVVFQSAAASFRHLPADLQSCFLYCSMFPLDYDFDVEELADLLAAQGYIPPIVAQSLRKGFLQQLLDECFYPLQEHKYGDKPTYRMHKVLHIFAQYNDWEFSSIIRVDQATQIASEAKAQSTFRIQRASLIVHPSTASFPTSLHAYKYLGALILLQGGPMCLSEQPRCEITEIPQVLFQSCRLIHTLSFRATKTRVLPTKFLEPDQVKYLNLSQTAIENIPSSISRLTSLLTLVLSHCHKIRTLHPNTTKLTLLQKLDLEGCCNLVKLPRDMGKMKSLEYLNVTDCSSLTQLPRGMGQLKSLQMLLGYIVSYTDGSSMSELQPLANLHRLRLQSLEKVSDLTDVRYASLQNKTKLESLSMRWNMDDANKATLAYTVLESLQPPQCLKALEIISYEGKKLPSWMKGPEPYLMSLVEIKLINLRSCKRVLDPLGLLPCLKIAEISGAETVCIDHDNSYGHKGIFPSLEKLTFSYMHNLEVWEQAHRAGMFPRLAELAIIQCPKLRELHMELLSVEKLILWMNNKMLYDLKGALRGVAKSLKHISISFSEELLASSDCEGLQDLGNLTKLEICGCHELTCLSQGFQHLSSMRSLTIDNCSKLETLPDWLENLPSLQSMRLSGCPLLRSIPGGLQQRPGVIVYVEDCPNLPEQPFPNIPAQPLEKPVATRVNKGKEIVIEDD